The following proteins are co-located in the Marinomonas profundi genome:
- a CDS encoding CmpA/NrtA family ABC transporter substrate-binding protein, with amino-acid sequence MTLRFLKAVTPLPTRVTATSKASLSLLVASVLWSGVAHAELGYAEKEELKFGFIKLTDMAPLAIAYEKGYFEDEGLYVTLEAQANWKVLLDRVIDGQLDGAHMLAGQPLGATIGYGTKAHIVTAFSMDLNGNAITVSNTVWDEMKKNIPDGPDGKPLHPISASALKPVIDGYKAQGKPFKMGMVFPVSTHNYELRYWLAAGGIHPGYYAPAKGDTSGYINADALLSVTPPPQMPATMEAGTISGYSVGEPWNQQAVFKGIGVPVITDYEIWKNNPEKVFGVSSDWAEQYPNTHIRVVKAMIRAAKWLDENNNANRPEAVKILSRSQYVGADYEVIANSMTGTFEYEKGDKREIPDFNVFFRHHATYPYYSDAIWSLTQMRRWGQIAEPKSDEWFMKIAKDVYRPDIYAQAANALIEDGLMTASEFPDFDKEDGFKPPQSDFIDGVTYDGKYPNDYLKSFKIGLKDDDLLF; translated from the coding sequence GCCGAGCTGGGTTATGCCGAAAAAGAAGAACTGAAGTTTGGTTTTATTAAATTAACGGACATGGCGCCATTGGCCATAGCGTATGAAAAAGGTTATTTCGAAGATGAAGGTTTGTACGTCACTTTAGAAGCGCAAGCCAACTGGAAAGTACTGTTAGACCGAGTGATTGATGGTCAGCTAGATGGTGCTCATATGCTAGCGGGCCAGCCACTGGGGGCCACGATAGGGTACGGCACGAAAGCTCACATTGTGACGGCTTTTAGCATGGATTTGAACGGTAATGCGATCACGGTTTCCAATACAGTGTGGGATGAAATGAAGAAAAACATCCCGGATGGCCCTGATGGCAAGCCCCTTCACCCAATTAGTGCCAGTGCGTTAAAGCCAGTGATTGATGGCTATAAAGCCCAAGGTAAGCCATTCAAAATGGGCATGGTGTTTCCGGTTTCTACGCATAACTACGAGCTGCGTTACTGGCTGGCGGCCGGCGGCATTCATCCTGGTTACTATGCTCCGGCTAAAGGGGATACCAGCGGCTACATAAATGCCGATGCTCTACTGTCGGTAACGCCACCACCACAAATGCCCGCCACCATGGAAGCGGGAACCATATCCGGTTATAGCGTAGGCGAACCGTGGAACCAACAAGCGGTGTTTAAAGGTATTGGGGTGCCAGTCATTACGGATTATGAAATCTGGAAAAACAACCCAGAGAAAGTCTTTGGGGTGAGCAGTGACTGGGCAGAACAATACCCCAATACCCACATTCGAGTCGTAAAAGCGATGATTCGCGCGGCCAAATGGTTAGACGAAAACAACAACGCCAACCGTCCCGAAGCGGTCAAGATACTCTCGCGTAGCCAATATGTTGGGGCCGATTATGAGGTGATTGCCAATAGCATGACAGGCACCTTTGAGTATGAAAAAGGCGACAAGCGTGAGATCCCAGACTTTAACGTGTTTTTCCGTCATCACGCTACTTACCCATATTACAGCGATGCGATTTGGTCTCTCACGCAAATGCGTCGTTGGGGGCAAATTGCCGAGCCAAAATCCGATGAATGGTTTATGAAGATCGCCAAAGACGTTTATCGTCCAGACATTTATGCTCAGGCGGCAAACGCCTTAATCGAAGACGGACTGATGACAGCGTCTGAGTTTCCTGATTTCGATAAAGAGGACGGCTTTAAACCACCGCAAAGTGATTTTATTGATGGTGTGACGTATGACGGTAAATACCCAAATGATTATCTGAAAAGCTTCAAAATCGGTTTAAAAGACGACGATCTTTTATTTTAG
- a CDS encoding ABC transporter ATP-binding protein yields MATHLDISQVSIEFPTPKGPFKALDNVSLKIAKGEFVSLIGHSGCGKSTVLNIVAGLYDATEGGILLDGREVKGPGPERAVVFQNHSLLPWLTAYQNVELAVKQVFRKTKSKKEMHDWIMHNLELVHMTHAADKRPDEISGGMKQRVGIARALAMEPSVLLMDEPFGALDALTRAHLQDSLMEIQKDLNNTVIMITHDVDEAVLLSDRIVMMTNGPAATVGEILHVDLERPRDRLALAKDPRYVDYRTQVLTFLYEKQRKVEPIQGGVKAAKASPAKAKVAHA; encoded by the coding sequence ATGGCGACACATTTAGACATCAGTCAGGTTTCGATTGAGTTTCCAACGCCAAAAGGGCCGTTTAAAGCGCTGGACAATGTCAGCTTGAAAATAGCGAAAGGCGAGTTTGTTTCACTGATTGGTCATTCGGGTTGCGGTAAATCCACCGTACTAAATATTGTGGCGGGTTTGTACGACGCAACGGAAGGTGGGATTTTATTAGATGGTCGAGAAGTGAAAGGGCCAGGGCCCGAGCGAGCGGTCGTGTTTCAAAATCATTCTTTGCTGCCTTGGCTAACCGCTTATCAAAATGTTGAATTGGCGGTGAAACAAGTTTTTCGCAAAACCAAATCGAAGAAAGAAATGCATGACTGGATTATGCATAACCTAGAGTTAGTGCACATGACCCATGCGGCGGACAAACGCCCAGATGAAATTTCAGGTGGGATGAAGCAGCGTGTGGGTATTGCCCGCGCCTTGGCGATGGAACCGAGTGTTCTATTGATGGATGAGCCTTTTGGCGCTTTGGATGCTTTGACGCGTGCGCACTTGCAGGACTCTTTGATGGAAATTCAAAAAGACCTAAACAATACCGTGATTATGATCACCCATGACGTGGATGAAGCGGTTCTATTGTCTGATCGTATTGTGATGATGACAAACGGACCCGCCGCCACAGTTGGGGAAATTCTACATGTGGATTTAGAGCGTCCACGGGATCGTTTAGCCTTGGCGAAAGACCCCCGTTATGTGGATTATCGAACTCAAGTACTGACTTTCTTGTATGAAAAACAACGCAAAGTCGAGCCGATTCAAGGCGGCGTAAAAGCCGCAAAAGCGTCGCCAGCTAAGGCTAAGGTCGCCCATGCTTAA
- a CDS encoding NAD(P)/FAD-dependent oxidoreductase gives MLNLVRQANTVRQANTVRQASKQRRLVIVGGGMAGSKLADEVLKAHGDDYQIILIGEERQVGYNRIMLSSLLASDITHLDMPLVDVDAMQKNGVNVISNTPVTSINVAAKSVSLASGQDIDYDQLVVATGSRASILPIDGAEAPNVMGFRTWQDVERMTQLETCQSVCVIGGGLLGLEAAVGLAKRGHKVTVFHRSNWLLNRQLDAEAAELLLTRLKQMGIEFRLGESPVCFLHSEDGLVNQLLSQDGSVLNVDLVVMAAGITPEVTLAKTAGLATNRAILVDEQMKTSHADVFALGECCEFEQQTFGLVAPIWTQINVLIKVLAGEVARFEIEPTPIKLKVSGVNLFSVGRIQPSDEDRCIFFKDVGANHYRKLVVNDGLLVGAILYGNVADGSWYFQLIQNKTNVSDMLDLLVFGEAYCRPQVA, from the coding sequence ATGCTTAACTTAGTGCGTCAGGCAAACACTGTGCGTCAAGCAAACACTGTACGTCAGGCAAGTAAGCAGCGTCGCTTGGTGATTGTTGGCGGCGGTATGGCAGGCAGCAAACTGGCTGATGAGGTGTTAAAAGCACATGGCGATGACTATCAAATTATTTTGATCGGGGAAGAGCGCCAGGTCGGTTATAACCGAATCATGCTGTCGTCTTTGTTGGCGAGTGATATTACCCACCTAGATATGCCGCTGGTGGACGTCGATGCGATGCAAAAAAACGGCGTCAATGTCATTTCAAATACCCCAGTGACGAGCATCAATGTGGCCGCCAAAAGCGTGTCGTTAGCCAGTGGCCAAGACATTGATTATGACCAGTTAGTGGTGGCGACAGGGTCGCGAGCAAGCATATTACCGATTGATGGCGCAGAAGCCCCCAATGTGATGGGCTTTCGTACTTGGCAAGATGTTGAGCGGATGACGCAGCTGGAAACGTGTCAATCAGTGTGTGTGATTGGCGGCGGGCTTTTAGGCTTAGAAGCGGCGGTTGGTTTGGCGAAGCGCGGTCACAAGGTGACGGTTTTTCATCGCTCAAATTGGCTGTTAAATCGTCAATTAGACGCCGAAGCAGCTGAGCTTTTGCTCACTCGACTGAAACAAATGGGCATTGAGTTTCGTCTTGGTGAATCGCCGGTGTGCTTTTTGCACTCAGAAGACGGGCTAGTGAATCAGTTACTAAGCCAAGATGGTTCAGTGCTGAATGTCGATTTAGTGGTCATGGCGGCGGGTATTACACCGGAAGTTACCTTAGCTAAAACGGCTGGATTAGCCACTAATCGGGCAATTTTAGTCGATGAACAGATGAAGACCTCTCACGCTGATGTGTTTGCCTTGGGAGAATGTTGTGAATTTGAACAACAAACCTTTGGTTTGGTCGCGCCGATTTGGACTCAGATAAACGTTTTAATAAAGGTATTGGCTGGAGAGGTCGCTCGATTTGAAATCGAGCCCACGCCGATAAAATTAAAAGTGTCAGGAGTGAATCTTTTTTCAGTCGGAAGGATTCAACCTTCAGACGAGGACCGCTGCATCTTTTTTAAAGATGTGGGCGCAAATCATTACCGCAAGCTGGTGGTCAACGATGGCTTACTGGTTGGGGCAATTTTATATGGCAACGTCGCCGATGGAAGCTGGTATTTCCAGCTAATTCAAAATAAGACCAATGTCTCTGACATGCTCGATTTACTGGTGTTTGGTGAGGCGTATTGTCGCCCCCAAGTCGCCTGA
- the nirB gene encoding nitrite reductase large subunit NirB, with product MTSTVSFLTTKPHLVVIGNGMVGHHFIEQIIAQGGHEAFHITVFGEEPYLAYDRVHLSEYFTGKGAADLAMTDGSLYDRHGVRYFTNSLVTEIDRDAQQLLLQNGKRLPYDKLVLATGSYPFVPPIPGHQRENTFVYRTLDDLDAIRACAQQVTRGTVVGGGLLGLEAANALKNLGLETSVVEFAPRLMPVQLDEKGGAVLKEMIEGLGVKVYTDTATKDIVEGESAFHRMNFADGSHLETDLILFSAGIRPQDALAHQSGLTVGERGGISVNNHCQTSDESIYAIGECALWNNRIFGLVAPGYAMAKSAAGHLLADFLGQVGVTFTGADMSTKLKLLGCDVGSVGDAHAQSQGCKVFVYQDEISQSYRKMVVSEDGKKLLGAVLVGDNSYYDTLLQYYLNGIDLPAQAQALILPAMDGAPVGLGVDALPATASICSCHNVSKQDISDAVCNGALSVGDVKGVTKAATGCGGCAALLKKVVDNELLALGVEVSTDICEHFAYTRQDLYNLIKVEGIKSFATLLQKYGKGHGCEICKPAVGSILASVWNDYVLKKEHISLQDTNDRFLANMQKDGTYSIVPRIPGGEITPDRLIVLGKVAKEYGLYTKVTGGQRIDLFGATLSQLPEIWQKLIAAGFETGQAYGKSLRTVKSCVGSTWCRYGVNDSMKMAIDLENRYKGLRSPHKIKFAVSGCTRECAEAQSKDIGVIATEGGWNLYVCGNGGMKPRHGDLFAKDLDDETLVKYIDRVLMFYTKTADRLQRTSVWMDGLEGGLDYLKDVVINDKLGLCAELEASMQHVVETFQCEWKTTLEDPDALKTFRQFVNYEGSDNNVVFVEERNQMRPATDVEKQQLIAKVG from the coding sequence ATGACGTCAACCGTGTCTTTTCTTACCACAAAACCGCATCTCGTTGTCATTGGCAATGGCATGGTCGGCCACCATTTTATTGAGCAAATTATTGCCCAAGGTGGCCATGAAGCCTTTCATATTACTGTGTTTGGGGAAGAGCCGTATTTGGCCTATGACCGTGTGCATCTAAGTGAATATTTCACCGGAAAGGGCGCGGCCGATTTGGCCATGACCGATGGCTCTTTATACGACCGCCATGGCGTGCGCTACTTTACCAACAGTTTGGTGACCGAGATTGATCGGGATGCTCAGCAATTATTACTGCAAAATGGCAAGCGCTTGCCTTATGACAAGCTTGTTTTAGCGACGGGTTCTTATCCTTTTGTGCCACCCATTCCGGGGCATCAACGCGAGAACACCTTTGTGTATCGTACCCTTGATGATTTGGATGCGATTCGAGCTTGTGCGCAACAAGTGACACGAGGCACGGTGGTTGGCGGTGGTTTGCTGGGCTTAGAAGCCGCGAATGCACTAAAAAATCTCGGATTGGAAACCAGCGTGGTGGAGTTTGCACCACGTTTAATGCCGGTTCAGCTTGATGAAAAAGGCGGTGCTGTGCTGAAAGAAATGATCGAAGGTTTAGGTGTGAAGGTGTATACCGACACGGCAACCAAAGACATTGTGGAGGGGGAAAGTGCCTTTCATCGAATGAACTTTGCGGATGGCTCTCATCTTGAAACGGATCTGATTTTATTCTCTGCTGGTATTCGACCACAAGACGCCTTGGCGCATCAGTCAGGGCTAACCGTGGGGGAGCGGGGCGGGATTAGCGTCAACAATCATTGTCAAACCAGTGATGAAAGTATTTATGCGATTGGCGAATGTGCCCTTTGGAATAATCGTATTTTTGGTTTGGTGGCACCGGGTTACGCCATGGCAAAATCGGCTGCAGGGCATTTACTGGCTGATTTTTTAGGGCAGGTTGGTGTGACCTTTACGGGCGCAGACATGAGCACCAAGCTAAAGTTACTGGGCTGTGACGTAGGCTCGGTTGGCGATGCACATGCGCAATCCCAAGGCTGTAAAGTCTTTGTGTATCAAGATGAAATCAGCCAAAGCTACCGCAAAATGGTGGTCTCGGAAGACGGTAAGAAACTATTGGGTGCTGTTTTGGTTGGTGACAACAGTTATTACGACACCTTGCTGCAATATTATCTCAATGGGATTGATCTACCCGCACAAGCGCAAGCGCTTATTTTACCGGCCATGGACGGCGCACCCGTTGGATTAGGTGTGGATGCCTTGCCTGCGACAGCCTCGATCTGTAGTTGTCATAACGTGTCTAAGCAAGATATCAGTGACGCGGTTTGCAATGGTGCTTTGTCAGTAGGGGATGTGAAAGGCGTGACGAAAGCGGCGACTGGCTGTGGCGGTTGCGCGGCATTATTGAAAAAAGTCGTTGATAACGAGCTGCTGGCATTGGGTGTTGAGGTTAGCACGGACATTTGTGAGCATTTTGCTTATACACGCCAAGACTTATATAACCTGATTAAAGTAGAAGGCATTAAAAGCTTTGCTACGTTATTACAAAAATACGGTAAGGGTCATGGTTGTGAGATTTGCAAGCCAGCAGTGGGCTCTATTTTAGCGAGCGTATGGAATGACTATGTGCTGAAAAAAGAGCACATTAGCTTGCAAGACACCAATGATCGTTTCTTGGCCAATATGCAAAAAGACGGCACTTACTCCATTGTACCGCGTATTCCGGGGGGCGAAATTACCCCGGATAGATTGATCGTGTTGGGTAAAGTGGCAAAGGAATACGGTTTGTATACCAAGGTAACAGGCGGCCAGCGTATCGATTTGTTTGGAGCAACCTTGTCACAATTGCCAGAAATTTGGCAAAAGTTAATTGCTGCAGGCTTTGAAACGGGTCAAGCCTATGGTAAGTCGCTCCGGACAGTAAAATCCTGTGTCGGCAGCACTTGGTGTCGTTATGGCGTTAATGACAGCATGAAGATGGCGATTGATCTAGAAAATCGTTATAAGGGGTTGCGCTCGCCCCATAAAATCAAATTCGCGGTGTCGGGTTGCACAAGGGAGTGCGCCGAAGCACAAAGCAAAGACATTGGCGTGATTGCCACTGAGGGCGGTTGGAACTTATATGTTTGTGGCAATGGTGGCATGAAGCCGCGCCATGGTGATTTGTTTGCCAAAGACTTGGATGACGAAACGCTGGTCAAATACATCGATCGCGTATTGATGTTTTACACTAAAACCGCCGATCGATTGCAACGAACTTCCGTTTGGATGGATGGCTTAGAAGGGGGCTTGGATTATCTTAAAGACGTGGTAATTAACGACAAACTGGGGTTGTGCGCTGAGCTTGAAGCGAGCATGCAGCATGTTGTTGAGACCTTTCAGTGCGAATGGAAAACCACCTTAGAAGACCCCGATGCGCTTAAAACCTTCCGTCAATTTGTCAACTATGAGGGAAGTGATAACAATGTAGTGTTTGTTGAAGAGCGTAATCAAATGCGTCCAGCGACGGATGTAGAAAAGCAGCAACTCATTGCGAAGGTGGGCTAA
- the nirD gene encoding nitrite reductase small subunit NirD codes for MTIQWKMVCKQSDLVSGAGVAAMVNGEQVALFYVPESEKKVYAIGNWDPVGKANVLSRGLVAHLKNEWVVASPLYKQHFVLASGQCLEEEVKVPYWEAKLEGDAVYIALH; via the coding sequence ATGACGATACAGTGGAAAATGGTGTGTAAGCAAAGTGATTTAGTGTCAGGTGCTGGCGTTGCTGCCATGGTAAATGGTGAACAAGTGGCGCTTTTTTATGTACCGGAGTCTGAGAAAAAAGTGTATGCGATTGGCAACTGGGATCCCGTCGGAAAAGCCAATGTTTTGTCTAGAGGCTTGGTGGCGCACCTGAAAAATGAATGGGTTGTCGCCAGTCCTTTGTATAAACAGCACTTTGTGCTGGCATCGGGTCAATGCCTTGAAGAAGAGGTTAAGGTGCCTTATTGGGAAGCGAAACTAGAGGGTGACGCGGTGTATATCGCGCTGCATTAA
- a CDS encoding ABC transporter permease, translating into MMIPSVTMASLKDKISAFSFKGVLLPIFGIVVFILLWQAGASRVHTSLGEFPGPAVVYEQWNGLVAEHQNERVKADKFYVRQEERIAERQAKDPSYEGTLRDYTGKPTFFDQIFTSLYTVLAGFGLASLIAIPLGILIGLNRSVYSALNPVIQVFKPVSPLAWLPLVTMIVSASYVSDDPMFSKSFLTSMFTVTLCCMWPTLINTAVGVAAVEKDLLNVSKVLRLGWMTHVMKIVIPSAIPLMFTGLRLSLGIAWMVLIAAEMLAQNPGLGKFVWDEFQNGSSNSLGRIMVAVLMIGFIGYLLDRVMLTIQRFVSWDKTQVLR; encoded by the coding sequence ATGATGATACCCAGCGTAACCATGGCTTCTTTAAAAGACAAAATCAGTGCCTTTTCGTTTAAGGGGGTTTTGCTGCCTATCTTTGGGATTGTGGTGTTTATTTTACTCTGGCAAGCAGGCGCCAGCCGAGTACATACCTCATTAGGCGAGTTTCCTGGTCCTGCTGTTGTCTATGAGCAATGGAATGGCCTAGTAGCAGAACATCAAAATGAGCGCGTCAAGGCGGATAAGTTCTATGTGCGTCAAGAGGAGCGTATTGCTGAGCGACAAGCCAAAGACCCAAGCTATGAGGGGACGTTAAGAGATTACACGGGCAAGCCGACGTTTTTTGATCAGATATTCACCAGTCTTTATACGGTGTTAGCGGGCTTTGGTTTGGCCAGCTTAATTGCCATTCCTCTGGGGATTTTAATTGGTTTAAACCGCTCGGTGTACAGCGCGTTGAATCCTGTTATTCAGGTATTCAAGCCGGTTTCTCCATTGGCATGGTTGCCTTTGGTGACCATGATTGTGAGTGCCAGTTATGTGTCGGATGACCCGATGTTTTCCAAATCTTTTCTGACGTCCATGTTCACGGTGACCTTGTGTTGTATGTGGCCAACGCTGATTAATACCGCGGTTGGTGTGGCTGCGGTGGAGAAAGATTTGCTTAACGTTTCCAAAGTATTGCGCCTTGGTTGGATGACTCATGTGATGAAAATTGTCATTCCGTCAGCGATTCCCTTGATGTTTACCGGTTTGCGTTTATCGCTTGGTATTGCGTGGATGGTCTTGATTGCGGCGGAAATGTTGGCGCAAAACCCCGGCTTAGGAAAATTTGTTTGGGATGAATTTCAGAATGGCAGTTCGAATTCATTGGGCCGAATTATGGTGGCGGTATTGATGATTGGTTTCATCGGTTACTTGCTAGACCGAGTGATGCTGACGATTCAGCGTTTTGTTTCTTGGGATAAAACTCAAGTGCTTCGTTAA